One Colias croceus chromosome 7, ilColCroc2.1 genomic window carries:
- the LOC123693420 gene encoding uncharacterized protein LOC123693420 yields the protein MRRQPLSFRSRLREEFYTYCAFCIAVSALPALALSYVVVRISKHLWIKLLASKYPSLEFIRTDTVRSLLDTHRNQGIINVLLCVKGTPNIDDIKLQLYQHVIDRRNQNGDLMFPRLRQLLVSCWGNYAWDKHVPFRPDNHVLVANAIYRGRPVTDTNIQDYISDIISKYFPSDHPPWQYIIISCVSTEPKYYILIRAHHLLLTGKNSLNIGDFLLMEQLPNRSLDRDIRHLSPLAQLFPTPSAIPELWSKLNESLSNIWNEFICEYDPVESPRALKSLPGAFHVAGLVSISVASALREISKKRFQERNGPAELSAAKFVLTVQKECKRRNLTFPKIIISPLVTVDPRKWPRRMIDAALTTTKIFVTLPFRMRDEILALNELKNTGQVRQTHTLTWKYGDLIQLFVKAVGETIRGTVEAYRAPRKLWTDTIGADDGKRHLLQTISLCGRKVTSWSRPVPRANIDRAARALGVSSTDIALFAATEALRAFFEQSQCGTPDSVLVTARAASEDFLFTFAEGNGKNYKKSKTGGMVCLSLPVGATPRRIASVVEEACNRQVALAGAWAAQARCGALTRSVPSPFARLTLNALSRRYAVSYAEINAPLDSRQRKTLWGQEVDAVLYWRPPQANISMSLTVIQYADTVCLTVMADARLTPSHTIPTSRWPTAIEQLVNKIDQQIARIAAQAQVTIPQTIQQIEPSTSQVPEIREFIPETVRIPEIIEPEPEIENGIDESQEVETSQGTLMPPTTLADSPPPIRRHSFTNE from the exons atgagGAGACAGCCGCTAAGTTTCAGATCAAGATTGAGAGAGGAATTCTATACATATTGTGCTTTCTGTATTGCCGTGTCTGCTCTGCCTGCACTCGCACTATCGTATGTTG TTGTTAGAATAAGCAAGCACTTATGGATAAAGTTACTTGCCAGCAAATATCCCAGTTTGGAATTTATAAGGACAGACACAGTCCGCTCCTTACTGGACACTCACAGGAACCAGGGAATTATCAATGTTCTGTTATGCGTTAAAG GTACTCCCAATATAGATGATATTAAACTCCAATTATATCAACACGTCATTGATAGAAGGAATCAAAATGGTGATCTCATGTTCCCTCGACTGCGGCAACTCCTAGTGTCTTGTTGGGGCAACTATGCCTGGGACAAACACGTGCCTTTTAGACCTGATAATCATGTACTAGTAGCCAATGCAATTTATAGAGGGAGACCTGTTACAGATACTAATATACAG GATTATATCAGcgatataatatcaaaatattttcctaGTGATCATCCTCCTTGgcagtatataataatttcctgTGTATCAACAGAGCCAAAGTATTACATACTCATTCGAGCCCATCATTTACTGCTCACTGGGAAAAACTCGCTTAACATTGGAGATTTTCTCCTTATGGAACAACTGCCAAATCGATCACTAGACCGTGATATCCGACACTTGAGCCCGCTAGCACAACTATTTCCAACACCGTCCGCTATTCCAGAATTATGGTCAAAGTTAAATGAGAGCCTATCAAATATATGGAATGAGTTCATTTGTGAATATGATCCGGTAGAAAGCCCTCGGGCCTTGAAATCATTACCTGGAGCATTCCATGTTGCTGGATTAGTCTCCATATCAGTAGCTAGCGCGTTAAGAGAAATTTCCAAAAAGAGATTTCAAGAAAGAAACGGCCCAGCCGAGTTGTCGGCAGCTAAATTCGTTCTAACCGTGCAAAAAGAATGCAAACGAAGGAACTTAACTTTTCCAAAG ATAATTATTTCACCTCTTGTAACAGTGGACCCTCGGAAGTGGCCAAGAAGAATGATAGATGCAGCATTGACAACTACGAAAATTTTTGTAACGCTACCCTTTAGAATGCGGGATGAAATCCTGGCTCTCAATGAGTTAAAAAATACAGGACAAGTTCGTCAAACCCATACGTTGACTTGGAAGTATGGAGATTTGATTCAATTGTTTGTCAAAGCTGTGGGTGAAACAATCAGGGGCACGGTAGAAGCGTACAGGGCTCCTCGAAAGTTATGGACCGATACCATTGGAGCTGACGATGGAAAGCGGCATTTGTTGCAAACTATATCGTTGTGTGGAAGGAAG GTAACCTCATGGTCCAGACCAGTCCCTCGAGCGAACATAGACAGAGCGGCCCGAGCTCTCGGAGTATCATCTACTGATATAGCATTATTCGCAGCCACCGAGGCTCTGCGGGCATTCTTCGAACAGTCCCAATGTGGTACACCTGATTCTGTTCTAGTCACTGCAAGAGCCGCTTCAGAAGATTTTCTATTTACTTTTGCTGAAGGCAATGGGAAGAACTATAAGAAATCTAAAACTGGAG GAATGGTCTGTCTATCTCTACCCGTTGGTGCTACACCACGCCGAATAGCATCCGTTGTAGAAGAAGCATGTAACAGGCAAGTTGCCTTAGCCGGTGCATGGGCTGCCCAGGCCCGCTGCGGAGCCCTAACACGCTCCGTGCCTTCGCCCTTCGCTAGACTGACTCTTAATGCACTATCCAGGAGATATGCGGTGTCGTACGCCGAAATAAATGCCCCGTTGGACTCGAGGCAACGGAAAACGTTGTGGGGACAAGAAGTGGATGCTGTTTTGTATTGGAGACCGCCTCAAGCTAATATAA GTATGTCGCTAACAGTAATTCAATACGCCGACACGGTTTGCTTAACCGTAATGGCCGACGCTCGTCTCACACCTTCACACACGATACCCACATCAAGATGGCCGACAGCAATCGAACAACTAGTCAACAAAATCGATCAACAAATCGCTCGAATTGCCGCGCAAGCTCAAGTCACAATACCACAGACTATACAACAGATAGAACCGAGCACTAGTCAAGTACCAGAGATAAGAGAATTCATACCAGAGACTGTTCGTATACCAGAGATTATAGAACCAGAACCAGAAATAGAAAACGGCATAGACGAATCACAGGAAGTCGAAACTAGTCAAGGAACTTTGATGCCGCCTACAACTTTAGCAGATAGTCCACCGCCAATAAGAAGGCATAGTTTTAcgaatgaataa